actttgtcATCCTTCTAAAAATGTCCTCGCAATCAATACAACAGATAGAGAAAGTGATGTCATCTCACCATCTGACTGGAAAACACAGATTCCACGTGTGGTCAGAGGTTCTGCAAGGACCTGACAAAAACGTCTGACCTGGAGACTGAAAAGGCCGAAAAAAAGAGTCGGCCTGTAGGATATGTAAGGCTCTAAAACCTATAgaatcaacacacacacaaaaaagcaaaGGTTAAGCCCAAAATGACATGTGATCTCATGTTGGAATCACACAAAACAATCTATCAACAACAATCTAAAGTCTGGACAAATGGGGTCTCATGAAATGTCCTTATAGTACAAATTTGGGACCCCTGGCCAGTACTTTGGAAGCTGTGCTGCAGACGTTAGTGATCTGAGCCTCAGTAAACGGGGTCAGTAAATGAGGTCATATTTTTAGTCCTGTGTGAATCGCGGCTCCTGGTCTTCAGCCCTTCCCGTGAGTCTTCCCGCCTCTGTGtccctgatctctgctctctgttCCCACAGGCCTGTGTTCTACTGTGGAGGGGACCTGGTTGCAGAGTCAGGCTTTGTGGCCAGTGAGGGATTTCCAAGTTTTTACAAACCCAACAGTAAATGCACCTGGCGCATCACTGTGAGTCACCGAAACACTGAACCAGAACCTTCCTGAACCTTCAGCCTGTGATTCACTGCATCTTTTTGGTTTTCAGGTCCCAGAGGGGAATGTGGTCATGCTCTCCTTCCGTATTTTTGACTTGGAGGCTCACGCGCAGTGTCGCTACGACTACCTGGACATTTACAATGGCCTTTCCGAGTCGGGGCAAAAGCTGGGTCGCTTTTGTGGAACCTTCCGTCCTGGCGCTCTGATTTCCACCACGAATTCTATGATGCTACAGATGGTGTCTGATGACGAGACGCAGAGTCGAGGATTTGTGGCTTATTTCAGTGGAACCAAACCTTATGTTGATGGTATGTTGTTATATTTTGGGGTGCAGCCTGCTGGTGTCTTTATTAGTTGTGTTAGAGAGTTTTTGTTGCCTTCTAACAGATGAGCAGTTCTGCGGGGGGAAGATAACCAAGGCTCAGGGAGAGATCAAAACACCCAACTGGCCTGATAAAAAATACCCAGCAGGAACCAGCTGCTCGTGGCTAATCACCGTGGATCCCAATATGGTCTGTAGCACGAAGAACCTGAATCGTCAACAAGCACGTGCTCTCATTTCCCTGTTCAAGTCACAGTTCTCTTTCTGTTTGGGTATCAGGTGATCCAGGTGACGTTTGATAAGTTTGTCACGGAGCCTGACGCCTACTGCCGCTATGACTATGTGGCATTCTATAATGGTGGCGAGAAAGACGACTCTCAACTAATTGGAAAATACTGTGGACATCAGGCCCCGGCGTAAGTAGAGGATGTTTCCAAATTGGGTCATTCTAGCTGTTTATAGCAAATTCTCTGAACATATGTCAATTTGCTGTAATGAGATGCAACTGCTGTTGTGTTGAGTTCTACTTTGGTCAACTTTCACCTGATGGCAAAATTGCACGGTTGCCCTTTAATGATCCAGAAGCAATTAGTGTGCGGACTGGAAAAAGCTCTCATGTTAGCTGTCTCTTATCATTTAATCTGACAAAATTCTTCTTTACTGGAGTGGGCACTTTTCAAAAAGAGCTCTCtgtgaaattctattgtacctacattaatggcaaatgtccaccaggtggagatattgctccatttcaagaacgttAGGGCACGACaacgaccaacctgttgcttatagcggTAGATCATTTGCCCTGCCAGACAAGACCTGAATGTGCAAACAACTATACAGACATTATTTTattaacatgcacacacacatgcatgaaaTTTGTGTAGTGTGTTGTCGAGTTTTGTTGGAATGAATAAACTCTTTATAACATTCTACTGAACCTTTTTGTGCATCATTCTTCAGGCCAATTATTAGCAGTGGCAACGTGCTTTTGGTGCAGTTTGTGTCCGACCTCAGTGTGACATATGATGGATTCCTGGCTTATTATACCAGCATCCCACATGGTTCTCAAGTACCTGTAGTGGATGTAGGCACTGGAGCGCGGTCCATTCCCTCAAGAAACACTGTCAAACCTACTCCACCAGGCGACCCTGTCACCACTGCACAGCCACCGGCCCCAACCACAAAATACCCAGCTACTCCTGTTCCTGAACCAACAAATAGACCCAAAAAGCCAGCAAGGGGCCGGGTGCCGGACACCAGTGGTCAGACCAGGAAGGCGCCACCAACAAGGCCAAACGGAAAGAGACCAAGTAAGTAAGAGCTTATAAAAATGGTCTTTCTCTGTCCATCTATTATCTATCAAATATTTTTTTGTCACATGCTTTTAGTCCCTCAACATCCACTATGTGCCAAAGCGTGTAAAAGGATCGGAACGATCAAGACGGGTTTCTGTTCCAGTGGATTTGGTAAGTCTGTCGCTAATCATACAGTAAGATAAAAGTTTAACCAGTCAAGTGTTGGATTCTGATCAAACCCTCCTTATGCCAGTGATAACTGGGAAGATTACCTCTCTGGCTCCTGGGCCCCGTGGCACCATCAACATCAACGTGTCAATCATCAAAGACTATAAACCAGGTCAGCTAACCACGATGCAGGACGGAGAGACCACCTCAGTGATCCTGGCATCACTGTGCAAGAAGTGCCCGTTGTTCCGCAAAGGTATCAAATATTTGCATCCGCAAATGAATTCCTGTTAGTCCAACATGTATTTTCCTCATCACTGCTGTTTGGTTCCCGGTAGGCGGAGACTACATCATCATGGGTCAAGTGGACGAAGACGGGCGTGGTACCCTGAGACCTGGTGCCTTCACAGCTATATACAAGCCCCCGCATCACAAATTATTAATGAACATCAAAAACCAACCTTGTTAACCTCGTTAAAGGCTCGCAGGAAATTCAGACGACACATCAGATGGACAAACTTGGAAGTTTCAATGTGAAATACTGAATAGAGCACAACATTATATCAAACCATAGATCATAGGAGCAGCTTTGTCCACCGCTTTACACAAATAAACATGTCAGACATTATGTTtgtaatttatatataaataaaggaCATCAaactattttaaatgtttttcgctgtatttttttttcttttgcaggaCTTTTTCCAATTAGGATTCAAATATCAGCGAGTTCTACCGCCACCTAGTGGACACAACCGTCATAGCACACAAATGCAGAAGCTTGTCCTGTCAACATGTTTATTGTCTCACCTGCGTCACTCGCGTCTTCTTCTTCCCCCTAATCGTTcccattaaaaacacaacagaaatacgcaagaaaagaaggaaaaaagaaattaTTTTGAAAAAGGAACGTGACCTTTTATTTCAGGCTGCTTGTGAATAAGCAACCACTCACCTCTGATGACATCACCACAGGGACAAATAGCGAGGCATTAATAGtcaaaatgaaatatttttttgttttaaaaaatattttattaaacagtTAAAAAGCAGTTGTTTATCAGACATTTGAAAATCATTGATCAGAATGTAGATTAGCCCATCTGTTCTGGAGCAGAAGCTGCATGTAttcattttattaaatataattaattttaatgaatagttttctaaaattaatatagaatttatttttacacctattaaaaattatatttttaacattttgaaGCATAAAAGGTAACCCTTTTATgtttcaaaatgtaaaaaaaaacatttcagaaaATAAGAGAGATATGAGTAGAGATACAATGAGCAATAAATCATGTAAATCTTTTAAATGCAGTTGATAATCTCACTGACTACAAACTGAGAaacaaaagtcattttttttttttatctgaaaatGTTTTTAGGAGTATGAATGTTGTTTGATAGTTCCATTGGATTACAGTTCACAGTGATGTAATTTGAAATAGCTGAACAATAAGAAAACAAATATTTGGACTAATATAAAACATGACAGTTTGGTCTTTTGTTCTGTTGTAAACTGGAACAGTTTTAGaaatgcagatttaaaacacaCATTAGCCTCAGTCAGTAAAAGAGTCCTGGAATGATGTTGAGGTGGATCCAGGAATAAGTTCTTCTTATATTatatcatttattattattattattattattgttattattattattctttcatTTAAATTCCAAATTTCTGGGACAAGATTCCTGCATTGGATGTCAACTGTTTCAATGTTCTTGAGTTGATCCTTAAGGTTTGGTGCCTTTCTTGCATGAAATTATCGAGTATATGTTAAAGATGTTTAATGGTCCAGAAAGGTAAAAGTAATGACTTCGGATAACTACATAAAACAGTATCACAGTAACTGTAACTTAGTGGTGATGACTTCTGCCGGTAACCAAGTAAACAACTGTAACCGGGCAACTTGAGACGTGAGATTAACATTAACTGAAAGACTTAACAAAGTAACTAAAACACATTAAGTAATAGAAAGAGGATGATCTGAGGATGGACTGAGTGTTGCTAATTATTGGAGTgatcagtttatata
This genomic window from Thalassophryne amazonica chromosome 9, fThaAma1.1, whole genome shotgun sequence contains:
- the pcolcea gene encoding procollagen C-endopeptidase enhancer a, with protein sequence MHVGCVSVLLSLTLGWMTAQSQQQQTNYTRPVFYCGGDLVAESGFVASEGFPSFYKPNSKCTWRITVPEGNVVMLSFRIFDLEAHAQCRYDYLDIYNGLSESGQKLGRFCGTFRPGALISTTNSMMLQMVSDDETQSRGFVAYFSGTKPYVDDEQFCGGKITKAQGEIKTPNWPDKKYPAGTSCSWLITVDPNMVIQVTFDKFVTEPDAYCRYDYVAFYNGGEKDDSQLIGKYCGHQAPAPIISSGNVLLVQFVSDLSVTYDGFLAYYTSIPHGSQVPVVDVGTGARSIPSRNTVKPTPPGDPVTTAQPPAPTTKYPATPVPEPTNRPKKPARGRVPDTSGQTRKAPPTRPNGKRPIPQHPLCAKACKRIGTIKTGFCSSGFVITGKITSLAPGPRGTININVSIIKDYKPGQLTTMQDGETTSVILASLCKKCPLFRKGGDYIIMGQVDEDGRGTLRPGAFTAIYKPPHHKLLMNIKNQPC